From Bacillus basilensis, a single genomic window includes:
- the secDF gene encoding protein translocase subunit SecDF — protein MAKRGTRIAAFFLIVLLIGGVIGAAGKDIAKGISLGLDLRGGFEILYEVKPAKKGDKIDREALVSTVGALENRVNVLGVSEPNIQIEGQDRIRVQLAGVQDQQKAREMLSTQAKLTFRDVDDNLLMDGTDLKGGGAKQTFDEQGRASVGLTLKSAEKFREVTEKISKMPPPTNLMVIWLDFEEGKDSYKAESAKTNPKFLSAATVSQVFNQAEVSIVGGNFTVESAKQLSSLLNAGALPVDLKEMYSTSVGAKFGQQALEQTIFASAIGIALIFLFMLVFYRLPGIVAVIMLGLYIFVTLLVFNWMHAVLTLPGIAALVLGVGIAVDANIITYERLKEELKIGKSMMSAFRAGNHRSLATILDANVTTLAAAGVLFVYGNSSVKGFATSLIVSILVGFVTNVFGTRFLLSLLVKSRYFDKKPGYFGVKQKDIIPLTKGVVHPPTRFDRINFVNIGHKFLVFSIVVVIAGTIILPIFKLNLGIDFASGTRIDLQSKQAVTVSDVHKDFKELNIEVKEENIVPTGDDNKGFAVRTLGVLSKDEIAKTKTFFHDKYGTDPNVSTVSPTIGKEIARNAFIAVLIASAVIILYVSIRFRFTYALSAVLALLHDAFVMIVIFSIFQLEVDLTFIAAVLTIIGYSINDSIVTFDRNRELYKQKKRVRDIKDLEEIVNASIRQTLGRSINTVLTVLFPVIALLIFGSESLRNFSFALLVGLVVGTYSSVFVASQIWLMLENRRLKKGKNKKKVEKVESEPQV, from the coding sequence ATGGCAAAGCGTGGTACGAGAATTGCCGCCTTTTTCCTCATCGTTCTATTAATCGGTGGAGTAATTGGTGCGGCAGGAAAAGACATAGCAAAAGGAATTAGTCTAGGACTAGACCTTCGCGGTGGTTTTGAAATTCTGTATGAAGTAAAACCAGCCAAAAAAGGTGATAAAATTGACCGAGAGGCACTTGTAAGTACAGTAGGTGCTCTTGAAAATCGTGTCAATGTTCTCGGTGTAAGTGAGCCGAACATTCAAATCGAAGGGCAAGATCGAATTCGTGTACAGCTTGCTGGTGTACAAGATCAGCAAAAAGCACGTGAGATGTTGTCAACGCAAGCAAAATTAACATTCCGTGATGTAGATGACAATCTACTTATGGATGGAACGGATTTAAAAGGCGGCGGAGCGAAGCAAACGTTTGATGAGCAAGGGCGTGCGAGCGTAGGTCTTACACTAAAAAGCGCTGAAAAATTCCGTGAAGTAACTGAAAAAATTTCAAAAATGCCACCACCAACGAACTTAATGGTAATTTGGCTTGATTTTGAAGAAGGAAAAGATTCGTATAAAGCAGAATCTGCAAAAACGAATCCGAAGTTCTTATCAGCAGCAACAGTAAGTCAAGTATTTAACCAAGCTGAAGTATCTATCGTAGGTGGAAACTTCACAGTTGAAAGTGCGAAACAACTTTCATCTTTATTAAATGCAGGTGCACTTCCTGTTGATTTAAAAGAAATGTATTCAACATCAGTTGGAGCGAAATTTGGTCAACAAGCGTTAGAGCAAACGATTTTCGCTAGTGCGATTGGTATCGCTCTTATTTTCTTATTTATGCTTGTATTCTACCGTTTACCAGGAATTGTAGCGGTTATTATGTTAGGTCTATACATTTTCGTTACATTACTTGTCTTTAACTGGATGCATGCAGTCCTTACGTTGCCAGGTATTGCGGCGTTAGTGCTCGGGGTAGGTATCGCAGTTGATGCGAATATTATTACGTACGAGAGACTGAAAGAAGAACTGAAAATTGGTAAGTCAATGATGTCAGCGTTCCGTGCTGGTAACCATCGTTCATTAGCAACAATTTTAGATGCAAACGTTACGACTCTTGCAGCAGCTGGTGTGTTATTCGTTTATGGTAATAGCTCTGTAAAAGGATTCGCAACAAGTTTAATCGTAAGTATTTTAGTTGGTTTCGTTACGAACGTATTCGGTACTCGTTTCTTACTAAGTTTACTTGTAAAGAGTCGTTACTTCGATAAAAAACCAGGATACTTTGGTGTGAAACAAAAGGATATTATTCCATTAACAAAAGGTGTAGTACATCCACCGACAAGATTTGATCGTATTAACTTCGTAAATATCGGTCATAAATTCCTTGTTTTCTCGATTGTAGTTGTAATTGCAGGTACAATTATACTACCAATTTTCAAATTGAATCTTGGTATTGACTTTGCGAGTGGTACACGAATTGACTTGCAATCAAAACAAGCAGTTACTGTGTCTGATGTGCATAAAGATTTTAAAGAATTGAACATTGAAGTGAAGGAAGAAAATATTGTACCGACTGGAGATGACAATAAAGGATTTGCAGTTCGTACATTAGGTGTTCTATCAAAAGATGAAATTGCAAAAACAAAAACATTCTTCCACGATAAATACGGTACAGATCCAAACGTGAGTACAGTTTCACCGACAATCGGTAAAGAAATTGCACGAAATGCATTTATCGCAGTATTAATTGCTTCTGCGGTTATCATTTTATACGTAAGTATTCGATTCCGATTTACGTACGCATTATCTGCAGTACTTGCATTATTACATGACGCATTTGTTATGATTGTTATATTTAGTATTTTCCAGTTAGAGGTAGACTTAACGTTTATCGCTGCGGTATTAACAATCATCGGTTATTCTATTAATGACTCAATTGTTACGTTTGATAGAAACCGTGAATTATACAAACAGAAAAAACGAGTTCGCGATATAAAAGACTTAGAAGAAATCGTAAATGCAAGTATTCGCCAAACACTTGGTCGTTCGATTAACACCGTATTAACAGTGTTATTCCCAGTAATTGCGTTACTTATCTTCGGTAGTGAGTCACTACGTAACTTCTCGTTTGCGTTACTTGTTGGATTAGTTGTAGGTACGTACTCTTCTGTTTTCGTTGCTTCTCAAATTTGGTTAATGCTTGAAAACCGTCGTTTGAAAAAGGGTAAAAACAAGAAGAAGGTTGAGAAAGTAGAATCTGAACCGCAAGTATAA
- a CDS encoding post-transcriptional regulator: protein MLDKEALVESYRGQLQVVLESKVEEFHMFGYDRVTDDDIWKFLKVKKWKKIDSDVRLYELVNDVLRVSANEYMTYLTVEAYQAPLWSFDEYENK from the coding sequence ATGTTAGATAAAGAGGCTTTGGTAGAATCATACCGCGGACAGTTACAAGTCGTTTTAGAAAGTAAAGTAGAAGAGTTCCACATGTTCGGTTACGACCGAGTGACAGATGATGACATTTGGAAGTTTCTCAAAGTGAAAAAGTGGAAAAAGATAGACAGTGATGTTAGATTGTATGAATTAGTAAATGATGTATTAAGAGTAAGTGCTAATGAGTATATGACATATTTAACTGTTGAAGCGTACCAAGCGCCACTTTGGTCATTTGATGAATATGAAAATAAATAA
- the spoVB gene encoding stage V sporulation protein B: MTRQSFLKGAFILMIAGFITKILGFINRIVMARILGEEGVGLYMMAVPTFILAITLTQIGLPVAIAKFVAEAEAVNDKQRVKKILTVSLAVTSVISIILTIGIMLLTPILAKTLLTDERTYYPLMAILPVVPVIAVSSVLRGYFQGKQNMKPSAYAQVIEQVVRITIIAICIQLFLPYGVEYAAAGAMLSAVLGEVASLLFLLTLFQREKHLSIRSGFFTTVKESKGTFYSLMDIALPTTGSRLIGSVSYFFEPIVVMQSLAIAGVAASVATQQYGILNGYAFPLLSLPAFITYALSTALVPSISEAMAKRQHKLVEHRLQQALRISLITGGWSVVILYVFASPILTLMYGSDSATAFIQLLAPCFLFHYFQSPLTSVLQALNLARAAMMNTFIGAIVKLIVIFVLASRPEFQMMGVALAIAANIVTVTFLHYATVLKKITFTIYAKDYIFGGLAIGIAGSFGFYLHKYIIFSHSLGIQTLWEITLTTLVYIVLLFIFKLIRKEELSRLPIIRKLSFLK; this comes from the coding sequence ATGACGAGACAAAGCTTTTTAAAAGGCGCATTTATTTTAATGATAGCCGGCTTTATTACCAAAATCCTTGGATTTATTAACCGGATTGTAATGGCACGTATTTTAGGAGAAGAAGGCGTTGGCCTTTATATGATGGCCGTTCCTACATTCATTCTAGCAATTACATTAACACAAATCGGCCTTCCTGTCGCAATCGCAAAATTTGTAGCAGAAGCGGAAGCTGTGAACGATAAACAAAGAGTTAAAAAAATATTAACAGTATCATTAGCTGTTACATCCGTTATTAGTATCATTTTAACAATTGGGATTATGCTCCTCACACCTATTTTAGCAAAAACATTATTAACCGATGAGAGAACGTACTATCCATTAATGGCTATTTTACCTGTCGTTCCTGTTATAGCTGTGTCTTCTGTTTTACGCGGTTACTTTCAGGGGAAACAAAATATGAAACCTAGCGCTTACGCCCAAGTCATAGAACAAGTTGTCCGCATTACGATTATTGCTATATGCATTCAATTATTTTTACCTTACGGCGTAGAATATGCAGCAGCCGGCGCTATGTTATCAGCTGTTCTAGGTGAAGTTGCATCATTATTATTTTTACTTACTTTATTCCAGCGTGAAAAACATTTATCTATACGCTCTGGATTTTTCACTACTGTAAAGGAAAGCAAAGGGACATTTTATTCTCTTATGGATATCGCTCTTCCAACTACAGGAAGTCGTTTAATCGGCTCCGTTTCATACTTTTTTGAACCTATTGTCGTTATGCAAAGCTTAGCGATTGCTGGCGTTGCTGCCTCTGTCGCAACCCAGCAATACGGTATATTAAATGGTTATGCCTTCCCGCTCTTATCACTGCCAGCCTTTATTACATATGCTCTTTCTACAGCACTCGTTCCATCTATTAGTGAAGCGATGGCTAAAAGGCAACATAAATTAGTGGAACACCGCTTACAACAAGCACTTCGAATTTCATTAATTACCGGTGGATGGTCTGTCGTTATATTATACGTATTCGCTTCACCTATTTTAACTCTTATGTATGGATCGGATAGTGCAACAGCATTCATCCAGCTTCTTGCACCTTGCTTTTTATTTCATTATTTTCAAAGTCCGCTTACCTCTGTTTTGCAAGCTTTAAATTTAGCACGTGCTGCCATGATGAATACGTTTATTGGTGCCATCGTGAAATTAATCGTTATTTTTGTACTAGCTTCACGGCCAGAGTTTCAAATGATGGGGGTTGCCCTTGCAATTGCAGCAAATATAGTAACAGTAACATTTCTTCATTATGCTACTGTTTTAAAGAAAATTACATTTACCATTTACGCAAAAGACTATATTTTTGGCGGACTTGCCATCGGTATCGCAGGCTCATTCGGTTTTTACCTTCATAAGTATATAATTTTCTCTCATTCACTTGGCATACAAACATTATGGGAAATCACTTTAACAACACTCGTTTATATTGTGCTCCTTTTCATTTTCAAGCTCATTCGAAAAGAAGAGTTAAGTCGTCTACCTATCATTCGAAAACTTTCATTTTTGAAGTAA
- a CDS encoding DUF421 domain-containing protein, which produces MEWVSVIGRTMLLYIIILIIFRFMGKREIGELSVLDLVVFIMLGEMAVVAIENTDKSLWHQLVPMIFLMCIQIILSVISLKFQRFRHLIEGEPAIIINAGKIDEKKMKNQRYNIDDLMMQLREQGVGDIRDVEYAILEPSGKLSVFQKRKGQEDALQFTLPLVIDGEIQSSHLQMIEHTDEWLVGKLKNLGYNDVTQILYCSFQNGQFFVDLKEN; this is translated from the coding sequence ATGGAATGGGTATCGGTAATTGGCCGGACGATGCTTTTGTATATCATTATATTAATTATTTTTCGTTTTATGGGTAAACGTGAAATAGGAGAATTAAGTGTATTAGATTTAGTCGTATTCATTATGCTTGGCGAAATGGCTGTAGTGGCAATTGAAAATACCGATAAATCACTTTGGCATCAATTAGTTCCGATGATTTTTCTTATGTGTATACAGATCATTTTGTCTGTCATTTCTTTAAAATTTCAACGCTTTCGGCATTTAATAGAAGGGGAACCAGCGATCATTATTAATGCGGGAAAAATTGACGAAAAAAAGATGAAAAACCAGCGATATAATATAGATGATTTAATGATGCAACTAAGGGAACAGGGAGTTGGAGACATCCGGGATGTAGAATACGCTATTTTAGAACCGTCTGGGAAGTTATCTGTCTTTCAAAAACGAAAAGGTCAAGAGGATGCATTGCAGTTTACTCTTCCTCTTGTTATTGATGGAGAAATTCAATCTAGTCATTTGCAAATGATTGAACATACAGATGAGTGGCTCGTTGGAAAATTAAAAAACTTAGGATATAACGATGTAACACAAATTTTATACTGTAGCTTTCAAAACGGACAATTTTTTGTTGATTTGAAAGAAAACTAG
- a CDS encoding TIGR04086 family membrane protein — translation MDGTKKLSTAIGFGIVTLLILATITSMVIALLLKFTDMNEGTLAVTIFILALLSMLISGFTAGKKAQGKGWLVGFTTGLTFTILVFLVNYLGFSQTLSNPQLLYQLALMGASTLGGIFGVNMSKQNN, via the coding sequence ATGGATGGAACAAAAAAATTATCAACTGCGATTGGCTTCGGTATCGTTACCCTATTAATTCTTGCAACAATTACTAGCATGGTTATCGCTCTTTTATTGAAATTTACAGATATGAACGAAGGGACATTAGCCGTTACTATTTTTATACTAGCTCTTTTATCTATGCTCATATCTGGATTTACCGCCGGCAAGAAAGCCCAAGGAAAAGGTTGGCTAGTAGGATTCACAACAGGACTTACATTCACTATACTTGTTTTTCTAGTTAACTATTTAGGCTTCTCTCAAACTTTATCGAACCCACAGTTACTTTACCAATTAGCATTAATGGGTGCGAGTACACTCGGTGGTATTTTCGGTGTAAATATGTCAAAACAAAACAACTAA
- the yajC gene encoding preprotein translocase subunit YajC — MNPGMMNIVMIVAMFAIFYFLLIRPQQKRQKAVAQMQSELSKGDAIVTIGGLHGTIESVDETKIVVKSGGSHLTFDRNAIREVVKN; from the coding sequence ATGAATCCAGGTATGATGAATATCGTTATGATCGTTGCGATGTTTGCGATTTTCTATTTCTTATTAATTCGCCCGCAACAAAAGCGTCAAAAAGCAGTTGCTCAAATGCAAAGTGAGTTATCAAAAGGTGATGCTATCGTAACAATCGGTGGTTTACACGGTACAATCGAATCAGTAGATGAAACGAAAATTGTTGTTAAATCTGGTGGTTCACATTTAACTTTCGATCGCAATGCGATTCGTGAAGTTGTGAAAAACTAA